In Thalassospira sp. TSL5-1, one DNA window encodes the following:
- a CDS encoding DMT family transporter has translation MSPAVFFAVLCSALLHAGWNSFVKGSARKDLATFSIVLAHIPVAIIGVILSPVPDMASLGYLVFGAFLHVGYQLFLIRSYMHGDLSQIYPLARGLSPVLITIISLVFLDVSLSGIELAAIAIIATGIAMQAQSAWKSQNIQSFLLAFGTGCFIMGYSLVDGTGARVSGSALGFYSWLSILNATLMLAYVALFKPGLIGALRTVSPVHTLIGGTGSFCAYAIVIWACTQAPIALVSALRESSILFAIVIARFVLKEEITRHRILAVSLIASGVVLSRLGH, from the coding sequence ATGTCGCCTGCCGTCTTTTTCGCCGTTTTATGCTCCGCCCTGCTTCATGCGGGTTGGAACAGTTTTGTCAAAGGCTCTGCCCGAAAGGATCTTGCCACTTTTTCAATCGTTCTCGCCCATATACCCGTCGCCATCATCGGGGTCATACTTTCGCCCGTGCCCGATATGGCAAGCCTGGGTTATTTGGTGTTCGGGGCGTTTTTGCATGTCGGTTATCAACTGTTTTTGATCCGAAGCTATATGCACGGCGATCTATCACAAATTTACCCACTGGCGCGCGGCCTGTCCCCGGTACTGATCACCATTATCTCGCTGGTTTTTCTTGATGTGTCGCTTAGTGGCATCGAACTTGCGGCCATTGCCATTATTGCCACGGGCATTGCCATGCAGGCGCAATCGGCCTGGAAAAGCCAGAATATCCAGTCCTTTCTGCTGGCCTTTGGCACGGGCTGTTTCATTATGGGTTACAGCCTGGTTGACGGGACCGGCGCGCGCGTTTCCGGTTCGGCCCTTGGTTTTTACAGTTGGCTGTCCATTTTAAACGCCACCCTGATGCTGGCCTATGTCGCCCTGTTCAAACCCGGCCTGATTGGCGCATTACGCACGGTGTCGCCGGTTCATACCCTTATTGGCGGAACAGGGTCCTTTTGTGCCTATGCCATTGTCATATGGGCCTGCACGCAAGCCCCGATTGCGCTGGTTTCGGCCCTGCGCGAAAGCAGCATTCTGTTTGCCATCGTGATTGCCCGCTTCGTTTTAAAAGAGGAAATCACCCGCCACCGCATACTGGCGGTGTCGCTGATCGCAAGTGGCGTTGTCCTCTCACGGCTGGGGCATTAA